GGGAAGGGGAGAGCGAAGGGAAGGGGAGAGCGAAGGGAAGGGGAGAGCGAAGGGAAGGGGAGAGCGAAGGGAAGGGAAAGGATGGGGGATCGCTCGTGGTTGGGTTGGATGGTGAGGGGCGGGAGTGCGGGTGATCGAGTTTTTGAGGGACGGGATGTGTCCGGTGTTTCTCTTTCCACCGCCGGATCGGCGGGCGAAGCGTTAAAAATGAATACGAGACAAACGAAACCGGAGCGGCGTTGCAAACGCAATGTCTTTCCGGTTTTTTACATGGATGCTTGCAACATATTGCCTCAGATACGCTTTCATGATACAAGGATACTTGCGAAACTGTGAGAAGGTATCCAAGCGGGATTTAAGGATTACATATGCCGAATACGCTGCAGAAGAAAATGTTTCATGAAATGGAGCAAAAAGATATTTTCAGACAGGCTCAATCCTACGCCTTCGACTATGCCGATGCCGTCCGCGGGCGCACGGTCTTTCCAACGCCCGACGCACTGGCCGGTTTGAACGAGTTCGTCGAACCGCTTCCCGAATCTCCGGGAGACGCCGCTTTGATAATTGAGATACTGAATCGATACGGAACGCCGGCAAGCGTTGCACAGACGGGCGGCAGGTATTTCGGTTTCGTCAACGGAGGCGTGATCCCCGCCTCTCTCGCGGCGCGATGGCTGTCGGATTTCTGGGACCAGAACACCGCACTCTCTGTCATGTCGCCCGTCGCCTCGAAGCTCGAGGAAGTATGCGAATCGTGGCTGAGAGAGCTCTTTAGTCTCCCCACGGAGAGTGTCGCCGGATTTGTCAGCGGCACCTCGTCGGCCATATTCTGCGGCCTGGCGGCTGCGCGGTATCGGATCTTTCTAAACAACGGCTGGGACATCAATACGAAGGGATTTTACGGCGCACCGAGGCTCAGGGTTGTCGCCGGGCGCCAGGCTCACGGATCGGTGATCAAAGGGATCGCCCTCCTTGGCTTCGGCACGGACAATATTGAATGGGTCGAGACCGATGCACAGGGGAGGATGATACCGTTCGAAATTCCCGAGCTTGATGAAAGCACGATACTGATACTGCAGGCCGGTAATGTGAGCTCGGGGGCGTTCGATCCGTTTGATGAAATTTGTGAAAAAGCGAGTTCGGTGAAAGCGTGGGTTCACATCGACGGCGCGTTCGGTCTCTGGGCGGCGGCATCGGATAGGTTGAGCCATCTGACCAAGGGGATGGAAAAGGCGGATTCATTTTCCGTGGACGGACATAAAACACTCAACACGCCGTATGACAGCGGTATTGTGCTGTGCAGCGATAGAGACGCCTTGACGCACTCGCTGCACGCATCGGGGTCCTATATCGCGTACAGTGAAAACAGGGACGGGATGCTCTACACGCAGGAGATGTCCAGGCGGGCGAGGGTGGTTGAGCTGTGGGCGGCCCTGAAATATCTTGGAAGAGAGGGTGTCGACGAGCTTGTATTCGGTCTTCACAGCAGGGCGCTGCAGATGGCAAAGGAGTTGAAAGCCGAAGATTTTCAGATTTTAAATGATGTGGTTTTTAACCAGGTGCTTGTGTCATGTGACAACGATGCCGTTACCGAACAGACAATGCGGTATATTCAGGAGTCGGGTGAATGCTGGGTAGGCGGAGCCGTGTGGGACGGCAAAAAGGTTATCCGAATAAGTGTCTGTTCATGGGCGACTACCGAGGATGATATTACCCGCTCGGTTGGAGCGTTTGTCGCGGCACGAAAAAAAGCTGTTCAGTAATGATGCACATGATATAGAATCCGATATGGGAAAGGAGGAAGCCATGCACAAGACCATCGGCATACTGGGAGGATTGTCTCCCGAGTCGACGGTGGTGTACTACGAGACCATCGTCACAGAATACCGCGATCGGTTCGGGGATCAGCACTATCCTGAAATCATCATGTACAGCGTGGATTTCGACGAATATACCGAATGGTTCGTCGCCGGGAAGTGGGAAGATGCGGGGAGGAACATGGCCGAGAAATTCGAGCACATGCGTGCCGCCGGGGCGGATTTCGGCCTCATCGCCTCAAACACACCCCACCGGGCGTTGGATACGATCACGGCGAATACGACGCTTCCGATCCTCTCCATCGTCGCGGTAACGGCCGATGCGGTGAAGAAGGCGAAGGTGAAGACGGTGGGGTTATTGGGAACGCGCTTTACCATGCAGGAGGAATTCTATCGCCGGGGACTGGAGGACGCGGGGATTGCTGCGCTGATACCCGAGGGGGAGGATCTCGACCGGGTGCATGAGATCATCTACACGGAGCTGGTGAGACACATCATTACCGACGAAAGCCGTACCGAATACCTTCACATCATCGATCGCCTCATCGAGCGGGGAGCCGGGGGAATCATCCTTGGTTGTACCGAGATACCACTCCTGATAAAGCCGGGAGATCTTTCCGTCCCGGTGTTCGACACCACCGCCATCCACGCCGAGGCGGCGCTGGAGAGGGCGGTAAAAAAATAATAGGGAAAATTAAATAAAATTGCTTGACAATTGATATTTACGCTTGGTAAGTTAATATTGAAATATATTTTAATATGCAATAGTAGTTTGGCTCAAGGGTGAAAAAAAGAGGAGAAGGAATATCGGAATCCAAGCGGAGCAGTTACAGAGGAGACGTCGGAACACCATATCATTCCCGCCGATATGGAGCATGCCGGTCACATCTCTGTTCGGTGCGTGTATGACAGAGACATGAGATACAGTGAGGCACGCCACAGTTTCTTCTTATGTATCGCCCGGAGCTGTAGACCTTCACATTAAAAAAATGAGGAGCCTTTTATCGTTTGAAAGACCGATTCATCGCCCCCCTCAATTTGATAACACCTTCAAGAACGAGACAACAGTCGACCAGGCGTGGAAGACGTTGGGGCTTTTCCGGAGGAAAAAGTAGCGTCACCGTTCAGAACGGACGATGTACGGGGGGCGGCCCATAATGGGCCGCCCCCCGTTGTATTCAGCACGGAAAAAAAGCCCGATGACCGCATAGTCGGATGAAGGAGAAAACGCGTATTTCGAAAGACATGTTGCGGTTCTATTTCACGTGGAATAACACAGACTAAGGAGGATGCGATGGAAAAGGTTGGCGTAGTCGGAGTGGGACAGACCACATTTGAGCGGTGTAAAGAGGATACCTTCGATGAGCTGGTTTTTGAAGTAGTGACGAAGGCACTCGCCGATGCCGGCGGAGAGATCGGCGATATCGACAACGTCATCACCGTCTCTAACGACTTCTGGGACGGCAGGGACGTTTCGTGCATGGCTGTCCAGGACGCCGCGGGAGGTTGGGACAAGGACATCTCCACCGTGGAGGGTGACGCCACGTTTGGCGTGCTCTACGGCATGATACGGGCCATGTCCGACGCCTACGAGACAACCCTGATCGTAAGCCACATCAAAGGATCCGAGGGGGTGATGAACCTGATCACCAACGCGATGTTCGATCCGATCTATCAGCGTTCACTGGGCATCGACGCCACATCATCCGCGGCGCTCCAGGCCCGGATGTATATGGAGAAGGCAAAGGCGACCCAGGAGGATGTCGCCCTTGTCTCGGTGAAGAATCATAAAAACGCCATGAACAATCCCTACGCCCAGCTTCCGATGGAGATCAGTGTTGCCGACGTGATGAAGTCGAAGATGCTTGCCGATCCCCTGAAGGTGTTGGATTGCTCGCCCATCAGCGACGGCGCAGCTGCGGTGATTCTGGCCACGGAGAAGGGCGCCAAGCGATTCAAGAAGAGCCCGGTCTGGATCAGGGGCGTGGGGCATATGTCCGACTCTTATACCCTGGGATACCGAGACCTGACGAACCCCCGGGCTCTGGATGCGGCGGCAAAAAAGGCCTACAAGATGGCCGGTGTCAAGAATCCCCTGAAGGACCTGGACGTGGTCGAGCTGTACGACGCCTATTCATACATGGAGCCGCTGTGGTATGAGGGGTTGGGTCTTGCAAAGGAGGGCAAGGGTGTGGAGCTGTTGAAGTCAGGCAGCACCGCCATGGACGGTGAGCTTCCGGTCAACCCGTCGGGCGGTGTCATCTCGGCCCACCCGGTTATCGTGGCGGGCATGGTCCGGGTCATCGAGTCTGTTCTGCAGCTCCGGGGGGAGGCGAAGAAGCGTCAGGTAAAGGGCGCCAAGACCGCCCTGGCCCACGGCATCAACGGCGCCTGCGGTCAGTCTCACTGCGTGTTTGTCATGGGCGTGTAGGGGTAGCCGAGGCTGAAGGGGGGCGCCGCTTCCCATAGGGTGGGTGATACTACTGTCAGTTTATTATATATATATGTTTAATAGACGTCATTGTAGGCGGGTGGCGGTGTCCCCATTTAATCGGGATACCGCCTTTTTTAACATCGGAAGAGTTCTCAATCGAACCCCCCCTCCACGTCGGCCCCGCCCGCTAGTCGTCCGCTGCGATGGGTGGCCTGGGATGTGATAAAGATGATTACGTATAAATTCCTTGACATTTGACATTTATATCCTATAAGTATATTTGTGAAAATTCTATTGATGTATAGTGAAAAATAGTAAATAGGGAAAATTATGATAGACAAGATATTAGAAGCTTATCTTGACAATTTCAAGGAGGATTATAATTTGAGCGGGTTGGAAATCCCGGTCGCGTTTGAGCATTTTGTTAACCATTGTATTATAACAAAAGATTATCCAGGGAATTATGATTTTGAAGAAATCGCGGTAGGGGGCACACATGATATATCGATAGATGGTTTGGCAATAATGGTAAATGATCATCTCGTGTTTTCAGAAGAAGACATAGACTATTTTAAAGATGAATTCAATAGATTTGATATAAAATTCATTTTTATACAATCAAAACTAGGTAGGAAGTTCGAAAGCTCAGAAATGGGACAATTTCTATATGGTGTAAAGTGTTTTTTTGAAGATGAGTCGAGTAGTAATGAGAATGTTGAAATAGGAAAACGAAGGGAATTGAAAGACTATATTTATAAGAATGCAATTCACATGGACAAACCACCGGAATGTTTATTATATTACGTTACAACTGGAAAATGGGTGGATGAGCAAGTTCTTATAGACAGGATTAAAAGGGGGGTGCAGGATCTTAAATCAACTAAACTTTTTCAAGAAGATGAAGTAAAATTTATTCCAATAGATGCTGAGAAATTAAGTAAAATTTATCGTGAGTTGAATCTTAAGGTTAAAGAAGAAGTACTTTTTGAGAAACATACTACTTTACCGGAAATGGATAAGGTAGAGGTTGCATATATTGGTATTTTACCTGCAAAAGAATATCTGAAATTGATTTGTGATAAGGAGGGATCATTACAGCGATCGATATTTTATGATAATGTGAG
This genomic window from Candidatus Zymogenaceae bacterium contains:
- a CDS encoding aspartate aminotransferase family protein; amino-acid sequence: MPNTLQKKMFHEMEQKDIFRQAQSYAFDYADAVRGRTVFPTPDALAGLNEFVEPLPESPGDAALIIEILNRYGTPASVAQTGGRYFGFVNGGVIPASLAARWLSDFWDQNTALSVMSPVASKLEEVCESWLRELFSLPTESVAGFVSGTSSAIFCGLAAARYRIFLNNGWDINTKGFYGAPRLRVVAGRQAHGSVIKGIALLGFGTDNIEWVETDAQGRMIPFEIPELDESTILILQAGNVSSGAFDPFDEICEKASSVKAWVHIDGAFGLWAAASDRLSHLTKGMEKADSFSVDGHKTLNTPYDSGIVLCSDRDALTHSLHASGSYIAYSENRDGMLYTQEMSRRARVVELWAALKYLGREGVDELVFGLHSRALQMAKELKAEDFQILNDVVFNQVLVSCDNDAVTEQTMRYIQESGECWVGGAVWDGKKVIRISVCSWATTEDDITRSVGAFVAARKKAVQ
- a CDS encoding aspartate/glutamate racemase family protein, with the translated sequence MHKTIGILGGLSPESTVVYYETIVTEYRDRFGDQHYPEIIMYSVDFDEYTEWFVAGKWEDAGRNMAEKFEHMRAAGADFGLIASNTPHRALDTITANTTLPILSIVAVTADAVKKAKVKTVGLLGTRFTMQEEFYRRGLEDAGIAALIPEGEDLDRVHEIIYTELVRHIITDESRTEYLHIIDRLIERGAGGIILGCTEIPLLIKPGDLSVPVFDTTAIHAEAALERAVKK
- a CDS encoding thiolase family protein; this encodes MEKVGVVGVGQTTFERCKEDTFDELVFEVVTKALADAGGEIGDIDNVITVSNDFWDGRDVSCMAVQDAAGGWDKDISTVEGDATFGVLYGMIRAMSDAYETTLIVSHIKGSEGVMNLITNAMFDPIYQRSLGIDATSSAALQARMYMEKAKATQEDVALVSVKNHKNAMNNPYAQLPMEISVADVMKSKMLADPLKVLDCSPISDGAAAVILATEKGAKRFKKSPVWIRGVGHMSDSYTLGYRDLTNPRALDAAAKKAYKMAGVKNPLKDLDVVELYDAYSYMEPLWYEGLGLAKEGKGVELLKSGSTAMDGELPVNPSGGVISAHPVIVAGMVRVIESVLQLRGEAKKRQVKGAKTALAHGINGACGQSHCVFVMGV